Below is a genomic region from Patescibacteria group bacterium.
CGGAGCGGCTTTCTAAGCCGTAAGGTGTAGATTCAAAATATTTAGCGTCTTTTAAGCCGTGTTTTTTGGCGTCTTCATCGGAAATCGGAGATGATAGAGTCTGGAAAGTCAGATGAGAAATTCTTTCGCCCGGATATAATTTAATAATTTGCGTATCGGTATTGTTGACGATAGGGAAGGTAAGCGTGCCCTGGTATTTTACGTCAATCGTGCCATTAGCGATAAACAGGCCTCTCCTTAAAAGAGAGCTGCGGGCATTAAGCTGGGCCATGATTTGATCGTCTTTCAAAGTTATTTTTTCCAATGATGAAGCAATTATAAATTCTTTAGGCAACAGTTCAAAATATTGCCCGGGTTTTAATTTAACCAAGTCAAAATTATCTTGGGCCGATTCTTTAGCGTTAAAATAATCAAAGTTAATGGCAATCCGGCCGTTTTCGGAAAGTTTCCATTTTTTTGGTATATAAAAACTGTAGCCTAGGCGCAAGTCAACGGCATGAGGCTGGATTTGGTATTGGTCAAGCCGGGGGTCAAAAATGATTTTATTATTTTTTAAAT
It encodes:
- the dcd gene encoding dCTP deaminase yields the protein MSLLSKQEILDYLKNNKIIFDPRLDQYQIQPHAVDLRLGYSFYIPKKWKLSENGRIAINFDYFNAKESAQDNFDLVKLKPGQYFELLPKEFIIASSLEKITLKDDQIMAQLNARSSLLRRGLFIANGTIDVKYQGTLTFPIVNNTDTQIIKLYPGERISHLTFQTLSSPISDEDAKKHGLKDAKYFESTPYGLESRSDSEEEMDLIKQGQLDQLKEKYKI